From Buchnera aphidicola (Mindarus keteleerifoliae), the proteins below share one genomic window:
- a CDS encoding HPr family phosphocarrier protein: MFQKIVEIKLSNGLHIRPAAQFVKEAKKFKSYITVEKDKKIVNAKSLFKLQTLGLIKGSKINISAEGEDEKKAVESLVKLISELKE; this comes from the coding sequence ATGTTTCAAAAAATAGTAGAAATAAAGTTATCCAATGGATTACATATCCGACCAGCAGCTCAGTTTGTAAAGGAAGCAAAAAAATTTAAATCCTACATTACTGTAGAAAAAGATAAAAAAATTGTAAACGCAAAAAGTTTGTTTAAACTACAAACATTAGGCTTAATCAAAGGTTCTAAAATTAATATATCCGCAGAAGGAGAAGATGAAAAAAAAGCTGTTGAATCTTTAGTTAAATTAATTTCTGAACTGAAAGAATAA
- the cysK gene encoding cysteine synthase A, producing MYETYENNSLTIGKTPIVKLNHIGNGNIFAKIESRNPGFSVKCRVSENIIKNAEKRGKLKKNHHLIEATSGNIGISLACVAASKNYKITLTMPETMSKERINLLKMLGANLILTNGKQGMKGAIKKLKEIISLNPKKYFHTKQFENPDNPKIHEKTTGPEIWKDMKGKIDIFVSGVGTGGTITGVNRFFNKKTNKKILSIAVEPKNSPIITNVKYNKNYPITSHKIQGIGAGFIPKNLDLNLIDKIVLISDEEAIKFARKLMKKEGILAGISSGAAVAAAVKINQNPLFKEKKIVVILPSSGERYLSTALFA from the coding sequence ATGTACGAAACATACGAAAATAACTCTTTAACTATCGGAAAAACTCCTATTGTTAAATTAAATCATATAGGAAATGGAAATATTTTTGCAAAAATAGAATCTAGAAATCCTGGTTTTAGTGTAAAATGTAGAGTTAGCGAAAATATAATCAAAAATGCAGAAAAACGAGGAAAACTTAAAAAAAATCACCATTTAATAGAAGCAACCAGCGGAAATATAGGAATTTCTTTAGCTTGTGTTGCGGCTTCAAAAAATTACAAAATAACTCTGACTATGCCTGAAACTATGTCAAAAGAAAGAATAAATTTACTTAAAATGTTAGGAGCTAATTTAATTTTAACTAATGGAAAACAAGGTATGAAAGGAGCTATTAAAAAATTAAAAGAAATCATTTCATTAAATCCTAAAAAATACTTTCATACAAAACAATTTGAAAATCCTGACAATCCTAAAATACATGAAAAAACTACAGGACCTGAAATTTGGAAAGATATGAAGGGAAAAATAGATATTTTTGTTTCAGGTGTTGGAACTGGAGGTACCATTACAGGGGTAAATCGATTTTTTAATAAAAAAACAAACAAAAAAATATTAAGTATAGCTGTAGAACCAAAAAATTCTCCTATAATTACCAATGTAAAATATAATAAAAATTATCCTATTACTTCTCATAAAATTCAAGGAATTGGAGCAGGATTTATTCCAAAAAATTTAGACTTAAATTTAATCGATAAGATCGTATTAATTAGCGATGAAGAAGCAATAAAATTCGCTCGAAAATTAATGAAAAAAGAAGGAATTTTAGCTGGTATTTCTTCAGGAGCTGCTGTAGCTGCTGCTGTAAAAATTAATCAAAACCCTTTATTTAAAGAAAAAAAAATAGTGGTAATTTTACCTTCTTCAGGAGAAAGATATTTAAGCACTGCTTTATTTGCTTAA